In Francisella hispaniensis FSC454, a genomic segment contains:
- the pcp gene encoding pyroglutamyl-peptidase I, with protein sequence MKKILLCIFMFVAFVASVNAQTVLITGFAPFGGEKINPSWQAVKQLPDTIDGAKIIKKQIPVSFRGSVNDLDKLIKEYNPDVIIAVGEAGGRAAVSIERVAINVDDARIPDNDNYQPKNIKISINGKNAYFSKLPIYQIQEAIQAQGIPAYISDSAGTYVCNHVMYHLLEVLSKKYPNKIAGFIHVPYAPEQVVDKSDMPSMSTDQATQALKIAIQTSITKQ encoded by the coding sequence ATGAAAAAAATTTTATTATGCATATTTATGTTTGTGGCTTTTGTTGCTTCAGTAAATGCACAAACTGTATTGATAACGGGCTTTGCACCTTTTGGTGGCGAGAAAATAAATCCATCTTGGCAAGCGGTTAAGCAACTTCCTGATACTATCGATGGAGCCAAAATCATTAAAAAACAAATTCCAGTTTCTTTTAGGGGCTCGGTTAATGATTTAGACAAATTAATTAAGGAATATAATCCTGATGTAATTATTGCAGTTGGCGAAGCTGGCGGTCGAGCAGCAGTATCCATCGAAAGAGTGGCGATAAATGTTGATGATGCTAGGATCCCAGATAATGATAACTATCAACCTAAAAATATTAAGATATCAATAAATGGCAAGAATGCTTATTTCTCTAAACTGCCAATTTATCAAATCCAAGAAGCGATACAAGCACAAGGCATTCCAGCTTATATATCTGATAGCGCTGGGACATATGTTTGTAACCATGTAATGTATCATCTATTAGAAGTACTGAGCAAAAAGTATCCTAATAAGATAGCAGGATTTATACATGTACCATACGCACCAGAGCAAGTTGTTGATAAATCAGATATGCCTAGTATGAGTACTGATCAGGCTACGCAAGCATTAAAAATAGCTATACAAACATCGATAACTAAGCAGTAG
- a CDS encoding valine--tRNA ligase codes for MTQEMNKNYNLKEIEQSNYQNWEASGKFACGNSNSKDTYTIMLPPPNVTGTLHMGHGFQMSLMDILIRYNRMSGKDTLWQPGTDHAGIATQMVVERQLNAQGISRHDLGRENFLSKVWEWKELSGGTITSQMRRIGASPDWDRERFTMDDGLSDAVKKCFIKLYEDGLAYRGERLVNWDPKLKTAVSDLEVAQVDKQGSLWHFVYPVADSDEKIIIATTRPETMLGDMAVAVHPEDERYTHLVGKMINLPLTDRQIPIIADDYVEKDFGTGCVKITPAHDFNDYEVGKRHDLPMLNILTDDATLNTNVPSKYQGLDRFEARKQIVADMEALGLLDKIEPHALKVPTGDRTGEVLEPYLTKQWFVKADVLAKPAIEAVEKGDVRFVPDNWKNTYFAWMRDIQDWCVSRQLWWGHRIPAWYDEAGNAYVGEDEADVRAKYNLADDIAIKQDEDVFDTWFSSALWPFSTLGWPEQTPELAKYYPTSVLVTGFDIIFFWVARMMMFGMYFMNDVPFKDIYITGLIRDSEGQKMSKSKGNVLDPVDLIDGISLDELLKKRTTGLMQPQMKAKIEEATKKEFPEGISAYGADAVRFTYAALASTSQDISFDTARVEGYRNFCNKLWNASRFVMMNLDDYKVCDNYELGVADKWIWSVLNTATTDVHRHLANYRFDLVANTIYDLVWNNYCDWYVEFAKVTLKDDSLSEQQKNGIKYTLTKVLENILALAHPLIPFITESIYQQLKAHLNDAKDTIMDVSYPVATQDLEAPEAEKAIAWLQNVVTTLRNMRSEVGIKPSLEIFLIVKDVADKVRDYLAQTEGFIKALARVNNIEFNDNPPTSLSQIAEGLELNIPLAGLVDIDAEKARLDKELDKLKGEVDRVQKKLSNERFVSNAPEAVVAAEQEKLAKYQELYAKTLEKKEALG; via the coding sequence ATGACTCAAGAAATGAATAAAAACTATAATCTAAAAGAAATAGAACAGTCTAATTATCAAAATTGGGAAGCTTCAGGCAAATTTGCTTGTGGTAACTCAAATTCAAAAGATACTTATACAATTATGCTACCACCACCAAATGTAACAGGTACTTTGCATATGGGACATGGTTTCCAGATGTCGTTGATGGATATTTTAATCCGTTATAATCGTATGTCAGGCAAAGATACTCTATGGCAACCTGGTACCGATCATGCTGGTATTGCTACGCAAATGGTAGTTGAAAGACAGCTTAATGCTCAAGGTATCTCAAGACATGATTTAGGACGTGAGAATTTCCTAAGCAAGGTTTGGGAATGGAAAGAGTTATCAGGTGGAACTATCACATCACAGATGCGTAGAATAGGAGCTTCTCCAGATTGGGATCGTGAGAGGTTTACAATGGATGATGGCTTATCTGATGCAGTTAAGAAATGCTTTATTAAATTATATGAAGATGGCTTAGCATATCGTGGCGAGAGATTAGTAAATTGGGATCCTAAATTAAAGACAGCCGTTTCAGACTTGGAGGTTGCTCAAGTAGATAAGCAAGGCTCACTTTGGCATTTTGTATATCCTGTGGCAGATAGTGATGAGAAGATCATAATCGCAACAACTCGTCCGGAGACAATGCTTGGTGATATGGCGGTTGCGGTTCATCCAGAAGATGAAAGATATACTCACTTAGTAGGTAAGATGATAAATCTGCCACTTACAGATAGACAGATTCCAATTATCGCTGATGATTATGTCGAAAAAGACTTTGGTACTGGCTGTGTCAAGATTACTCCAGCTCATGATTTTAATGATTATGAAGTGGGTAAAAGACATGATTTGCCAATGCTAAATATTCTAACTGATGATGCGACATTAAATACAAATGTGCCATCAAAATATCAAGGTTTAGATAGATTTGAAGCGCGTAAGCAAATAGTTGCTGATATGGAAGCTTTAGGTCTTTTAGATAAGATAGAGCCACATGCTCTTAAAGTACCAACAGGTGATAGAACTGGGGAAGTTTTAGAACCATATCTAACTAAACAATGGTTTGTCAAAGCTGATGTGCTAGCAAAACCAGCGATTGAAGCAGTTGAAAAGGGTGATGTAAGGTTTGTTCCGGATAATTGGAAAAATACTTATTTTGCGTGGATGAGAGATATTCAAGATTGGTGTGTATCTCGTCAGTTATGGTGGGGACATAGAATCCCAGCTTGGTATGATGAAGCAGGTAATGCTTATGTAGGCGAAGATGAAGCAGATGTTAGAGCTAAATATAATCTAGCTGATGATATCGCTATCAAACAAGATGAAGATGTCTTTGATACATGGTTTTCATCAGCATTATGGCCATTTAGTACATTAGGTTGGCCTGAGCAAACTCCTGAGTTAGCAAAATACTATCCAACAAGTGTACTTGTGACAGGTTTTGATATTATCTTCTTCTGGGTTGCTAGAATGATGATGTTTGGCATGTACTTTATGAATGATGTGCCATTTAAAGATATTTATATCACTGGTCTTATTCGTGATAGCGAAGGGCAGAAAATGTCAAAATCTAAAGGTAATGTTTTAGATCCTGTAGATTTGATAGATGGTATTTCATTAGATGAGCTTCTTAAAAAGAGAACTACTGGTCTAATGCAACCACAAATGAAAGCTAAAATTGAGGAAGCGACTAAAAAAGAATTTCCTGAAGGTATCAGTGCGTATGGTGCTGATGCAGTGAGATTTACTTATGCAGCATTAGCTTCTACATCGCAAGATATCAGCTTCGATACTGCGAGAGTTGAGGGTTATCGTAACTTCTGTAACAAGCTTTGGAATGCTTCAAGATTTGTGATGATGAATCTTGATGACTATAAGGTTTGTGATAACTATGAGTTAGGTGTTGCTGATAAGTGGATTTGGAGCGTGTTAAATACTGCTACTACTGATGTACATAGACATCTTGCTAACTATCGTTTTGATTTGGTAGCAAATACTATTTATGATCTTGTATGGAATAATTATTGTGACTGGTATGTTGAGTTTGCTAAGGTTACTCTAAAAGATGATTCACTATCTGAGCAACAAAAAAATGGTATTAAATATACACTTACTAAAGTTTTGGAAAATATCTTAGCTTTAGCGCATCCGCTTATACCATTTATTACAGAGAGTATTTATCAGCAGTTAAAAGCACATTTAAATGATGCTAAAGATACAATTATGGATGTATCTTATCCTGTAGCTACTCAAGATTTAGAAGCTCCAGAAGCTGAAAAAGCTATCGCATGGCTACAAAATGTTGTTACAACTCTGCGTAATATGCGTAGTGAAGTAGGTATCAAGCCATCTTTAGAGATTTTTTTAATTGTTAAAGATGTTGCTGATAAAGTAAGAGATTACTTAGCTCAAACAGAAGGTTTTATAAAGGCTCTAGCAAGAGTAAATAATATTGAGTTTAATGATAATCCGCCAACATCTTTATCACAGATTGCTGAAGGGCTTGAGTTAAATATTCCATTAGCAGGTTTGGTTGATATTGATGCTGAAAAAGCAAGATTAGATAAAGAACTAGACAAGCTAAAAGGCGAAGTTGATAGAGTACAAAAGAAACTTTCTAATGAAAGATTTGTCTCAAATGCTCCAGAAGCTGTAGTTGCTGCAGAGCAAGAAAAGCTTGCTAAGTATCAAGAGCTATATGCTAAAACGCTTGAGAAGAAAGAGGCTTTGGGGTAA
- a CDS encoding phosphoenolpyruvate carboxylase, producing the protein MNNNLTALQKIYKRSLIIKGIFDNALQSIAQTNFNITKHISKDPKYCAFWQQLFDEHQLAKKYLLAVTEKDENFLHANPVKDRSIKMRDDITLPLVILQQYALNCLRKNPNHRHKKLLKTIIKKSLAANINANQNSI; encoded by the coding sequence ATTAACAACAATCTAACCGCTCTACAAAAAATATATAAACGCTCACTTATAATCAAAGGAATATTTGACAATGCTCTACAGAGTATCGCTCAAACAAATTTCAATATTACAAAACATATAAGTAAGGATCCTAAATACTGTGCATTTTGGCAACAACTGTTCGATGAGCATCAGTTAGCTAAAAAGTATTTGTTAGCTGTAACTGAAAAGGATGAAAACTTCTTACATGCAAATCCTGTCAAAGATAGATCTATCAAAATGAGGGATGATATAACTCTACCTTTGGTTATATTGCAACAATATGCATTAAATTGCCTAAGAAAAAACCCTAATCATAGGCATAAAAAGCTTCTGAAAACTATAATCAAAAAATCTCTAGCAGCTAATATAAATGCTAATCAGAATTCTATATAA
- a CDS encoding sodium-dependent bicarbonate transport family permease codes for MNSIITPPILFFFLGLIAAIFKSNISIPDDIKKFLSIYLLISIGYKGGFQIYNNGIDSYAIFVILICMLFSFFMPFILFFLLKKWVLKTGPDSVLIASSYSSVSAVTFITALNVLIADNIDYNGYMIVALTVMEFPAIIAGMMIYYLFVVKGSASVSQLTTFRRSAKEALLDYSVVLLVGSLIIGFLCGDGGNLDMAPLTSSLFKGMLALFLLGMGVSAGQQISLLRKAGVKLIAFAVFVPIVLSCLAILIGSSIHLGEGNTLLLAILFGGASYIAVPAAMSETVEGGNIGLMVALALVVTFVFNISVGIPLYLKILS; via the coding sequence GTGAATTCAATTATAACCCCGCCTATTTTATTCTTTTTTCTTGGTCTTATCGCTGCGATATTTAAAAGTAACATTAGTATTCCTGATGATATAAAGAAGTTTCTTTCAATATACCTGCTTATTTCAATTGGATATAAGGGAGGTTTTCAAATATATAATAACGGAATAGATAGTTATGCTATTTTTGTAATACTAATATGTATGCTATTTTCATTTTTCATGCCTTTTATTTTATTTTTTCTTTTAAAAAAGTGGGTTTTAAAAACAGGACCTGACTCAGTTTTAATAGCATCATCCTACAGTTCCGTAAGTGCTGTTACTTTTATAACAGCTTTAAATGTATTGATAGCCGATAATATTGACTATAATGGGTATATGATAGTTGCGCTAACAGTTATGGAGTTTCCAGCTATAATTGCGGGGATGATGATATATTATCTCTTCGTAGTGAAAGGAAGTGCTTCTGTATCTCAATTGACAACTTTTAGAAGGTCAGCCAAAGAGGCTTTGTTAGATTATTCAGTTGTTCTATTAGTGGGGAGCTTAATTATAGGCTTCTTATGTGGAGATGGTGGAAATCTAGATATGGCTCCATTAACTTCATCTTTGTTTAAAGGAATGCTTGCTCTTTTTCTTTTAGGTATGGGAGTTTCTGCTGGTCAGCAGATAAGCTTATTAAGAAAAGCAGGGGTAAAGCTAATAGCTTTTGCTGTATTCGTGCCAATAGTTTTATCATGCTTGGCTATTTTAATAGGATCGTCTATACATTTGGGAGAAGGTAATACATTATTGCTAGCAATACTTTTTGGTGGTGCATCATATATAGCTGTTCCAGCAGCTATGTCAGAAACAGTTGAAGGTGGTAATATTGGATTAATGGTAGCTTTGGCACTTGTGGTTACTTTTGTTTTTAATATTAGTGTAGGGATTCCTCTATATCTGAAAATTCTTTCTTAA
- a CDS encoding alpha-hydroxy acid oxidase — translation MKTNLTKITSLDDMRKVYHRRVPKMFVDYCESGSWQQQTLKNNQQDFSDYLFRQKVLTDIQNRSLKTKIIGQEYKMPLVFAPIGLLGMQYADGEIHAARAAEKFGIPFTLSTMSICSIEEVAKHTTKPFWFQLYMMRDRKFMANLIASAKHAGCNALVLTADLQMLGDRHADIKNGLTVPPKPTLKNLINLSTKLPWCLNMLKTSNRTFGNILNHAANKGGFASLGKWTNEQFDLSLNWSDVEWVKKQWDGPMIIKGIMDTEDAIMAQNTGADAVVVSNHGGRQLDGSPSSISVLEEIIDTVNSKLEVLIDSGIRCGQDLLKAKALGAKAGLIGRAMVYGVGAYGEKGAQRVLEIFYQEMDKTMALCGHTDINNVDKSILIKKKYLST, via the coding sequence ATGAAAACTAATTTAACTAAAATCACATCACTTGATGATATGCGTAAAGTTTATCATCGTAGAGTTCCTAAAATGTTTGTTGACTACTGTGAATCAGGTTCATGGCAACAGCAAACCCTAAAAAATAATCAACAAGATTTTAGCGATTATCTTTTTAGGCAAAAAGTTCTCACAGATATACAAAACCGCTCACTAAAAACTAAAATCATAGGTCAAGAGTATAAAATGCCTTTAGTATTTGCTCCTATAGGCCTACTTGGAATGCAATATGCTGATGGTGAAATTCACGCTGCTAGAGCAGCTGAGAAATTTGGTATACCTTTTACACTATCGACAATGTCTATTTGCTCTATCGAAGAAGTTGCTAAGCATACAACAAAACCATTTTGGTTTCAGTTGTATATGATGAGAGATAGAAAGTTTATGGCAAATCTTATAGCAAGCGCTAAGCATGCTGGTTGTAATGCCCTAGTGCTAACTGCTGACCTACAAATGCTTGGCGATCGTCATGCCGATATAAAAAATGGTCTAACAGTACCGCCTAAGCCAACGCTTAAAAATTTAATTAACCTAAGTACTAAACTGCCTTGGTGCTTAAATATGCTCAAAACTAGCAATAGAACATTTGGTAATATTTTAAATCATGCCGCAAACAAAGGCGGTTTTGCATCTTTAGGTAAATGGACAAATGAGCAATTTGATTTAAGTCTAAACTGGAGTGATGTTGAGTGGGTAAAAAAACAATGGGATGGTCCTATGATTATCAAAGGTATTATGGATACAGAAGATGCTATTATGGCTCAAAATACTGGTGCTGATGCGGTTGTTGTCTCAAACCATGGCGGGCGTCAACTAGATGGCTCCCCATCAAGCATATCTGTTCTTGAAGAAATTATTGATACAGTCAACTCAAAGCTTGAAGTTCTAATCGATAGTGGCATTCGTTGTGGTCAAGATTTACTCAAAGCAAAAGCTTTAGGTGCTAAAGCTGGACTAATTGGTAGAGCTATGGTTTATGGTGTCGGTGCTTATGGTGAAAAAGGAGCTCAGAGAGTTTTAGAAATCTTTTATCAAGAAATGGATAAAACTATGGCACTTTGTGGACATACTGATATTAATAATGTAGACAAATCAATTTTGATAAAGAAGAAATACTTAAGCACTTAA
- a CDS encoding phosphoenolpyruvate carboxylase, whose protein sequence is MSEEQKLQIFIKFIRYIERQIVLIDALEEAAYAKTHDLNGEYSITRLARRVERYDKQNALNKALQEYKTRLVLTAHPTQFYAKLVLPIIDDLKKAIIANDINKIQDIFLQMGKTRFSNKTKPTPEDEAVSIIWYLNNIFYDVIPKIQYKLTSDNTNIEIGFWPGGDRDGNPFVTAKVTKKVSKHLRTNVLNCYKKDLKRLIKKLTFENVHEELTKIRQNLKINKYSNAEQFLADLIKVKNIVDTEYDSLFVDRLDNLILKVKTFGFYFAKLDIRQNARVHKQFFNEIFSDNYNIDYQTLNNSEKIKHLVKLAKQKSLRELKVNSDLAKEVIETIETIQYIQQHNGHNAIQRYIISNANSSVSILEVLTIFKLFNKGSKADSEIKIEVVPLFETMEDLKNSTKILDELLKIQLYTDNLKVWQNTQTIMLGFSDGTKDGGYFMANWSILEAKRALSRYLSSKGIKPIFFDGRGGPPSRGGGDMFLFYKGLSNVVSNHDVQITIQGQSISSKFGNTNSAQYNLEQILTSGLYGKLNLHNAHKLNPTEIALINELGKLSFDTYINLKNHPQFIDYITEITPLKYISEMNVGSRPAKRNSNDKIELDDLRAIPYGAAWTQMRQSILAFYGLGTAISTVVTKD, encoded by the coding sequence ATGTCAGAAGAGCAAAAGCTTCAAATCTTTATCAAATTCATACGCTATATTGAGCGACAAATAGTCTTGATAGATGCTCTTGAAGAAGCTGCTTATGCCAAAACACATGATCTAAATGGTGAATACAGTATCACAAGACTAGCTAGAAGAGTTGAAAGATATGACAAACAAAATGCTCTAAATAAAGCTTTACAAGAATATAAAACTAGACTTGTACTCACAGCCCATCCTACGCAGTTCTATGCAAAGCTAGTTTTACCAATTATTGATGATTTGAAAAAAGCTATTATCGCCAATGATATAAATAAAATTCAGGATATTTTTTTACAAATGGGAAAAACTAGGTTTAGCAATAAAACCAAACCCACACCTGAAGATGAAGCTGTTTCGATAATATGGTATCTAAATAATATTTTTTATGATGTAATCCCTAAAATACAGTATAAACTTACAAGTGATAATACCAATATTGAAATTGGCTTTTGGCCTGGTGGAGATCGTGATGGTAATCCTTTTGTCACAGCAAAGGTTACTAAGAAGGTTTCAAAGCATTTAAGAACAAATGTATTAAATTGCTACAAAAAAGACCTAAAGAGGCTAATTAAAAAGCTTACTTTTGAAAATGTTCATGAAGAACTAACAAAGATAAGACAAAATCTAAAAATCAACAAATACTCTAATGCCGAACAGTTCTTAGCTGATCTAATCAAAGTTAAAAATATCGTAGACACAGAATATGACTCTTTGTTTGTTGATAGACTTGATAATCTTATTCTGAAAGTAAAAACTTTTGGCTTCTACTTTGCAAAATTAGATATTCGTCAAAATGCTAGAGTACACAAGCAGTTTTTTAATGAGATTTTTAGTGACAACTATAATATTGATTACCAAACACTCAATAACTCTGAGAAAATCAAACACCTAGTCAAGCTTGCTAAACAAAAATCTCTTAGAGAACTAAAAGTTAATAGTGATCTAGCCAAAGAAGTTATAGAAACAATAGAAACTATACAATATATTCAACAACATAATGGTCATAATGCTATTCAAAGATATATCATAAGTAACGCAAATTCTAGCGTAAGTATCTTGGAAGTTTTGACAATCTTCAAACTCTTTAATAAAGGTTCAAAAGCTGATAGTGAGATAAAGATTGAAGTAGTACCTTTATTTGAGACTATGGAAGATCTCAAAAATTCTACCAAAATACTTGATGAACTACTCAAAATACAGCTCTACACAGACAATCTCAAAGTATGGCAAAATACTCAAACGATTATGCTTGGGTTCTCTGATGGTACCAAAGATGGTGGCTATTTCATGGCTAACTGGTCTATCCTTGAGGCAAAAAGAGCCTTAAGTAGATATCTTAGCTCAAAAGGTATCAAACCAATATTTTTTGATGGTCGTGGTGGTCCTCCTTCACGTGGAGGTGGAGATATGTTTCTATTCTACAAAGGACTATCTAATGTTGTCTCAAATCATGATGTACAGATAACTATCCAAGGACAAAGTATCTCTTCAAAATTTGGCAATACTAATAGCGCTCAATATAATCTTGAGCAGATTTTGACATCTGGCTTATATGGCAAACTGAACTTACATAATGCACATAAGCTTAATCCCACCGAGATCGCCCTTATCAATGAGTTAGGAAAACTATCTTTCGATACCTATATAAATCTAAAGAATCATCCGCAATTTATTGACTATATTACCGAAATCACCCCTTTGAAATATATTAGTGAAATGAATGTCGGATCTCGCCCTGCTAAAAGAAACTCTAACGATAAAATTGAACTAGATGATCTTCGAGCTATACCTTATGGTGCTGCTTGGACGCAAATGAGACAGAGTATCTTAGCATTTTATGGCTTAGGAACGGCTATAAGTACCGTAGTGACAAAAGATTAA
- a CDS encoding BatD family protein, with the protein MKTKLFKLISIFILSVTILNLSYANVSASIDRAHLEKGETFELVLHLDNFDTQPDLDVLNKDFTVYNTSTSSKTTVINGQQSSQFEMIVTLMPNKTGKLTIPAIKVGNQSTKPINIEVDKELSNEEERNYQDLFAIGSLATDETYVNVPVLYTLRLYYATPILSLQPKPFDIKNSTIKQTNHRKTYQKRINGKMYDVVEESFLIIPNITGTIRIPAIVLEATIPNTFGQLGTRVKYFSTEAKLLKVKPIPNDISINDWFPAADVQISDNWSADKNIKEGELLTRTIKIKAKGVLSNDIPKLEFKSSDTFNVYPEKPELQDIEQAGQLTGVATYKIGYMPVKQGKAIIPAINLKWFDVDNHKSKVASIAAKTFDVQKGNISSSNFVANSQPLSSQVVQKIVKDTFWRDVAIGLFILWLITFILLIKCKITKKITIKAGEKQGDLYQKNTGLKEIKKACNKKDNVQLQRAIIGWANTQVDKQVFSLLEVAEVFPHLKDILKELNAGIYAVKDFNNYHELLNLIKSTTKITKTKSSNLIKGLYE; encoded by the coding sequence GTGAAAACTAAGTTATTTAAACTAATAAGTATATTTATACTATCAGTAACTATTTTGAATTTAAGCTATGCTAATGTTTCAGCTAGTATTGATAGAGCTCATCTTGAAAAAGGCGAGACATTTGAACTGGTGTTACATTTAGATAATTTTGATACACAACCAGATTTAGATGTTTTAAATAAAGATTTTACTGTTTATAACACTAGCACTAGTAGTAAAACCACTGTCATTAATGGACAACAGAGCTCTCAATTTGAGATGATCGTCACGCTTATGCCAAATAAAACAGGAAAGCTAACCATACCGGCAATCAAAGTTGGTAACCAAAGTACAAAACCTATAAATATAGAGGTTGATAAAGAGCTTTCAAATGAGGAAGAGCGTAATTATCAAGATTTGTTTGCTATAGGTTCATTGGCTACAGATGAAACTTACGTTAATGTGCCGGTTTTATATACTTTGAGACTATATTATGCAACACCTATCCTAAGCTTACAGCCTAAGCCATTTGATATAAAAAATTCTACAATAAAGCAGACAAATCATAGAAAAACTTACCAAAAACGTATCAATGGTAAAATGTATGATGTTGTTGAAGAAAGCTTTTTGATAATTCCTAATATTACCGGGACTATACGTATACCAGCTATTGTTTTAGAAGCAACAATTCCAAACACTTTTGGGCAGCTAGGTACTCGAGTAAAATATTTCTCAACTGAGGCAAAACTTCTCAAGGTTAAACCAATTCCAAATGATATAAGTATTAATGATTGGTTTCCAGCAGCTGATGTGCAAATTAGTGATAACTGGTCTGCTGACAAAAATATCAAAGAAGGTGAGCTTCTAACAAGAACAATCAAGATTAAGGCAAAAGGTGTCTTAAGTAATGATATACCAAAGCTAGAGTTTAAATCTTCTGATACTTTTAATGTCTACCCTGAAAAACCAGAGCTTCAAGATATTGAGCAGGCTGGTCAACTAACTGGTGTTGCTACCTATAAAATTGGTTACATGCCAGTTAAACAAGGTAAAGCAATTATCCCAGCAATCAACCTTAAGTGGTTTGATGTCGATAATCATAAATCAAAAGTAGCTAGCATAGCTGCAAAAACTTTTGATGTGCAAAAAGGTAATATCTCAAGTTCTAATTTTGTTGCTAATAGCCAGCCATTATCTTCACAGGTTGTACAAAAGATCGTTAAAGATACTTTTTGGCGTGATGTTGCTATAGGACTTTTTATCTTATGGCTTATAACATTTATATTGCTTATAAAATGTAAAATTACAAAAAAAATCACTATCAAAGCTGGTGAAAAGCAAGGTGATTTATATCAAAAAAATACTGGCTTAAAAGAGATAAAAAAAGCATGCAACAAAAAAGATAATGTTCAGCTACAAAGAGCAATTATTGGTTGGGCAAATACTCAAGTTGATAAACAAGTATTTTCATTACTTGAAGTTGCAGAGGTATTTCCACACTTAAAAGATATCTTAAAAGAGCTAAATGCTGGAATATATGCTGTGAAAGATTTTAATAATTATCATGAGCTGCTAAATTTAATTAAAAGTACAACTAAAATTACTAAAACAAAATCTAGTAATTTAATTAAAGGTTTATACGAGTAG
- a CDS encoding transporter suffix domain-containing protein has protein sequence MQKGWKYYLGILLFVLSFVPYIVVFCIIPFLGLSTSNYLAISSILLISAEGIFLVSVMLLGKVIIDTIKSAIKKVFKSAFTAQNPISRIRHNIGLIMFFASLIYPTLLLEMILIFDKINQVGQLNMMLILFSGDIVFIASFFILGGEFISKLKSLFKYHK, from the coding sequence ATGCAAAAAGGCTGGAAATATTATTTAGGCATATTACTGTTTGTTTTATCGTTTGTGCCTTATATTGTGGTTTTTTGCATAATCCCTTTTCTAGGGCTATCTACATCTAATTATTTGGCAATTTCATCAATTTTACTTATCAGTGCCGAGGGTATTTTTTTAGTATCTGTAATGTTGCTTGGTAAAGTTATAATTGATACGATAAAATCAGCGATAAAGAAAGTTTTTAAGTCAGCATTTACAGCTCAAAATCCTATTAGTCGTATAAGGCATAATATTGGATTGATTATGTTTTTCGCTAGTTTGATATACCCAACGTTATTGCTAGAGATGATACTTATTTTTGACAAAATTAACCAAGTTGGGCAGCTAAATATGATGCTTATCTTGTTTAGTGGTGATATTGTTTTCATAGCTAGTTTCTTTATCTTAGGTGGTGAGTTTATTAGTAAGTTAAAATCTTTATTTAAGTATCATAAATGA
- the nfsB gene encoding oxygen-insensitive NAD(P)H nitroreductase, translating to MNIVEYAKTRYTTKAYDRTKKLSNEQIQQIKDILRFIPSSVNSQPWHFILATSDQAKAKIAKAAENIHPKNVANIKDCALVIVLCLKTNLDDNYLEELLAQERKDGRFPSAEFEKLQQAARKKFTSLYNYNPKDLQHWAEKQVYISLGNILLGLAALEINATPMEGIEPHIIDTEFNLAEKGLKTSVIVTAGYSSEDDFNAKLPKSRLPEEKIFTEV from the coding sequence ATGAATATCGTCGAATATGCTAAAACTCGCTACACTACTAAGGCTTATGATCGAACAAAAAAGCTATCAAATGAGCAAATTCAGCAAATAAAAGATATCCTTAGATTTATACCATCAAGTGTAAATTCTCAACCTTGGCACTTTATCTTAGCAACTTCTGACCAAGCTAAAGCTAAAATTGCTAAAGCTGCTGAAAATATTCACCCTAAAAATGTGGCAAATATTAAGGACTGTGCTTTAGTTATCGTACTTTGCCTTAAAACCAATCTTGATGATAACTATCTTGAAGAACTCTTAGCTCAAGAAAGAAAAGATGGTCGTTTTCCTAGCGCTGAATTTGAAAAACTTCAACAAGCAGCACGTAAAAAATTCACATCTCTATATAACTATAATCCTAAAGACTTACAACACTGGGCTGAGAAACAAGTTTATATCAGTCTTGGTAATATTTTACTTGGCTTAGCTGCTCTAGAAATAAATGCCACCCCAATGGAAGGTATCGAGCCACATATAATTGATACTGAGTTTAACCTAGCAGAAAAGGGACTTAAAACCTCCGTAATTGTCACTGCTGGCTATAGCTCTGAAGATGATTTTAATGCTAAGTTACCTAAATCAAGACTTCCTGAGGAAAAAATCTTTACTGAAGTTTAG